The following coding sequences are from one Triticum aestivum cultivar Chinese Spring chromosome 5A, IWGSC CS RefSeq v2.1, whole genome shotgun sequence window:
- the LOC123108322 gene encoding glutathione S-transferase F8, chloroplastic: protein MAAGLQVFGQPASTDVARVLTCLFEKNLEFELVRIDTFKREHKLPEFIKLRDPTGQVTFKHGDKTLVDSRAICRYLCTQFPEDGNRGIYGTGSLERASIEQWLQAESQSFDAPSSELVFHLAFAPQLNMLPDEARIAENERKLQQMLGVYDEILAKNQYLAGDEFTLADLSHLPASHYIAGSQRGRKLFTSKRHVARWYDAISSRASWQQVVKMQHEHPGTFE, encoded by the exons ATGGCGGCGGGTCTGCAGGTGTTCGGGCAGCCGGCGTCGACTGACGTGGCCAGGGTGCTCACCTGCCTCTTCGAGAAGAACCTCGAGTTCGAGCTCGTCCGCATCGACACCTTCAAGAGGGAGCACAAGCTGCCCGAGTTCATCAAGCTAAGG GATCCTACCGGGCAGGTGACTTTCAAGCATGGTGACAAGACCCTTGTTG ATTCAAGGGCGATATGCCGCTACCTATGCACCCAGTTCCCGGAGGACGGCAACCGCGGGATCTACGGCACGGGGTCGCTGGAGCGCGCGTCCATAGAGCAGTGGCTCCAGGCGGAGTCGCAGAGCTTCGACGCCCCGAGCTCGGAGCTGGTCTTCCACCTGGCCTTCGCGCCGCAGCTTAACATGCTCCCCGACGAGGCCCGCATCGCGGAGAACGAGAGGAAGCTGCAGCAGATGCTCGGCGTCTACGACGAGATCCTCGCCAAGAACCAGtacctcgccggcgacgagttcACGCTCGCCGACCTCTCCCACCTGCCGGCCTCCCACTACATCGCCGGCTCCCAGAGGGGCAGGAAGCTCTTCACCTCCAAGAGGCACGTGGCCAGGTGGTACGACGCCATCTCCAGCCGCGCCTCGTGGCAGCAGGTGGTCAAGATGCAGCACGAGCACCCCGGCACCTTCGAGTGA
- the LOC123108321 gene encoding glutathione S-transferase F10: protein MASVKVFGSPMSAEVARVLMCLFEKDVEFQLIRVDAYRGPKRMPQYLKLQPLGEALTFEDGSLTLSESRGILRHISHKYAMQGNPDLIGTGALERASIEQWLQTEAQSFDEPSAQMVYSLAFLPPAMPQKLNNGDGDGSNGTGAVVNASAKRVTAAGAAKEEEMRKLFEKSQRELEKLLDIYEQRLEEAEYLAGDKFTIADLSHLPNADRLAADPRSRLMFQRRKNVSRWWDKVSQREAWAYVKSLQRPPTSIGAGAGAGADAAQNQQQPRTVEARDGSSNSHNYQRDQYADASDGGSNYQRNQSGEHSDYQQSRTGDARY, encoded by the exons ATGGCGAGCGTGAAGGTGTTCGGGTCGCCGATGTCGGCCGAGGTGGCGCGCGTTCTCATGTGCCTGTTCGAGAAGGACGTGGAGTTCCAGCTGATCCGCGTCGACGCCTACCGCGGCCCCAAGCGCATGCCCCAGTACCTCAAGCTCCAGCCCCTCGGCGAGGCGCTCACCTTCGAGGACGGCAGCCTCACCCTCTCCG AGTCGCGGGGCATCCTGCGGCACATCTCGCACAAGTACGCCATGCAGGGCAACCCGGACCTGATCGGCACGGGGGCGCTGGAGCGCGCGTCCATCGAGCAGTGGCTGCAGACCGAGGCGCAGAGCTTCGACGAGCCCAGCGCCCAGATGGTCTACAGCCTCGCCTTCCTGCCGCCCGCCATGCCGCAGAAGCTCAACAACGGCGACGGCGATGGCAGTAATGGCACCGGGGCCGTGGTGAACGCGTCGGCGAAGCGCgtgacggcggcgggggcggccaaggaggaggagatgCGGAAGCTGTTCGAGAAGAGCCAGAGGGAGCTGGAGAAGCTGCTGGACATATACGAGCAGCGCCTGGAGGAGGCGGAGTACCTGGCCGGCGACAAGTTCACCATCGCCGACCTGTCGCACCTGCCCAACGCCGACCGCCTCGCCGCCGACCCGCGCTCCCGCCTCATGTTCCAGCGCCGCAAGAACGTCAGCCGCTGGTGGGACAAGGTCTCGCAGCGGGAGGCCTGGGCCTACGTCAAGAGCCTGCAGCGCCCTCCCACGTCcatcggcgccggcgccggcgcgggcgcCGACGCCGCGCAGAACCAGCAGCAGCCGCGGACCGTCGAGGCGCGGGACGGCAGCAGCAACAGCCACAACTACCAGCGCGACCAGTACGCCGACGCGAGCGACGGCGGCAGCAACTACCAGCGCAACCAGTCCGGCGAGCACAGCGACTACCAGCAGAGCCGGACGGGCGACGCGCGGTACTGA